The Deltaproteobacteria bacterium genome window below encodes:
- a CDS encoding 3-hydroxyacyl-[acyl-carrier-protein] dehydratase FabZ, with translation VENKVVYFMGIDKARFRKPVMPGDRVELVLNVIKNRGDIWVFRGEAYVDGKLAAEAEIMATIMERG, from the coding sequence GTGTTGAAAACAAGGTTGTTTATTTTATGGGCATAGACAAGGCAAGGTTTAGAAAACCTGTAATGCCGGGGGACAGGGTTGAACTTGTGTTGAATGTTATAAAAAACAGGGGTGATATATGGGTTTTCAGGGGTGAGGCTTATGTTGATGGAAAACTTGCAGCAGAGGCAGAGATTATGGCAACAATAATGGAGAGGGGATAA